The following proteins come from a genomic window of Desulfocurvibacter africanus subsp. africanus DSM 2603:
- a CDS encoding sensory rhodopsin transducer, with protein sequence MTHIGRKAWAMTGGRIPLRGNGPEPDYSSQDQICLLNAGPLDAKVEMTVFYADRDPVGPYRMSVPARRTRCVRINDLIDPFPVPLDTDYACLLHSDEPVVVQFLRRDTSQAENAWLNLSAMPVDG encoded by the coding sequence ATGACTCACATCGGCAGAAAGGCCTGGGCCATGACCGGTGGGCGCATCCCTCTGCGCGGCAACGGCCCGGAGCCGGATTACTCCAGCCAGGACCAAATTTGCCTGCTCAACGCCGGTCCCCTCGACGCCAAGGTCGAGATGACCGTCTTCTACGCCGATCGCGACCCCGTGGGGCCGTACAGAATGAGCGTGCCTGCCAGGCGTACGCGGTGCGTGCGGATCAACGACCTCATCGACCCTTTCCCCGTGCCGCTGGACACGGACTACGCCTGCCTGCTCCACTCGGACGAGCCGGTCGTGGTCCAGTTCCTGCGCCGGGATACAAGTCAGGCCGAAAACGCCTGGCTCAACCTGTCGGCCATGCCAGTGGACGGATGA
- a CDS encoding B12-binding domain-containing radical SAM protein — MERAIAGPEIASGWSKQYRESHAQPDNPPYQSADELADHATHVFNRALYSPLAGLLAVAALIPRERYEVVLTDENIEGIDFDMKVDLVGISAMTAYALRGYEIADEFRRRGVPVVMGGVHPSLMARKALEHADAVVMGEAELVMDRLLDDLDAGSMRGIYKADRLCTMGDMPMLRYDLVKSNRYVNHAFIQTARGCKQGCTFCAESLMNGQRVRPRPIDDVLREIDACGQRRIALNDADFFGSREHPKKLMNALRGRGVRWQAGVTSRRAGDDEMLALAAESGCYMMRIGFESISPRTLKSVNKGINQPESYARLVEKIHSHGIMVFGLSMFGFDTDDESVFEATVRFNIEADFDMCAFSVLTPYPGTLPWYELKRTGRIVSYDWSKYDQAHVVYKPAGMMAETLRDEHRSSFRRFYSWPSLASRFPLRDGRSRSQWAIYNMFMKKASSNDRKRHVAVPTTPTQHAPMPPLMPLRREWREAILDEASDEAN; from the coding sequence GTGGAGAGGGCAATCGCCGGCCCGGAGATCGCCTCTGGTTGGTCCAAACAATACAGGGAGAGCCATGCGCAGCCGGACAATCCACCTTATCAATCCGCGGACGAACTCGCTGACCACGCGACCCATGTATTTAACCGAGCCCTCTACTCGCCGCTGGCCGGGCTCCTGGCCGTGGCAGCGCTCATCCCGCGCGAGCGCTACGAGGTTGTCCTCACGGACGAGAACATCGAAGGTATCGATTTCGACATGAAGGTGGACCTCGTGGGCATTTCGGCCATGACCGCCTACGCCTTGCGCGGCTACGAGATCGCCGACGAATTCCGCCGACGCGGCGTGCCCGTGGTCATGGGCGGCGTACACCCGAGCCTCATGGCCAGGAAGGCCCTGGAGCACGCCGACGCGGTGGTCATGGGTGAGGCCGAACTGGTCATGGACAGGCTGCTCGACGACCTGGATGCCGGAAGCATGCGCGGCATCTACAAGGCGGACAGGCTCTGCACCATGGGCGACATGCCCATGCTCCGCTACGACTTGGTGAAGTCGAACCGCTACGTGAACCACGCCTTCATCCAGACCGCGCGCGGCTGCAAGCAGGGCTGCACCTTCTGCGCGGAATCGCTCATGAACGGCCAGCGAGTCCGCCCTCGGCCCATCGATGACGTCCTGCGCGAAATCGATGCCTGCGGCCAGCGCCGCATCGCCCTGAACGACGCGGACTTCTTCGGCTCCAGGGAGCATCCCAAGAAGCTCATGAATGCCCTGCGCGGCCGGGGAGTACGTTGGCAGGCCGGGGTTACCAGCAGGCGGGCCGGAGACGACGAGATGCTCGCGCTGGCCGCCGAGAGCGGCTGCTACATGATGAGAATCGGCTTCGAGTCCATATCGCCGCGAACGCTCAAAAGCGTGAACAAGGGCATCAACCAGCCGGAAAGTTACGCCCGGCTCGTGGAGAAGATTCATTCCCACGGCATCATGGTCTTCGGCCTGTCCATGTTCGGCTTCGACACCGATGACGAGAGCGTCTTCGAGGCCACGGTGCGCTTCAACATCGAAGCAGACTTCGACATGTGCGCATTCTCGGTGCTCACACCCTATCCGGGCACGCTGCCATGGTATGAACTAAAGCGGACCGGGCGCATCGTCTCGTACGACTGGAGCAAGTACGACCAGGCCCATGTCGTCTACAAGCCCGCGGGCATGATGGCCGAAACGCTGCGCGACGAACACAGGTCGTCCTTCAGACGGTTCTACTCATGGCCAAGCCTTGCGAGCCGCTTTCCGCTGCGGGACGGCCGCAGCCGTTCGCAGTGGGCCATCTACAACATGTTCATGAAGAAGGCCTCATCCAATGACCGCAAGAGGCATGTGGCCGTGCCCACCACCCCGACCCAGCACGCGCCCATGCCCCCGCTCATGCCGCTCAGGCGCGAATGGCGCGAGGCAATCCTGGACGAGGCCAGTGACGAGGCGAACTAA
- a CDS encoding TIGR03885 family FMN-dependent LLM class oxidoreductase, whose translation MRIGYHASHEQFPPSQLLKLARQAEEAGFQAVLSSDHFHPWGEAQGNSGLAWAWLGAALQATSLPMGVVNAPGQRYHPAIVAQGAATLAEMFPERFWIAVGSGQLLNEGITGDKWPAKQARNERLLESVEIIRTLLAGETVTRHGHVQVEEARLYSRPAKPPAIIGAAITSETAEWVGSWADGLITISQPADKLKEVVEAFRRGGGNGKPMRLKVQLSYARDEKEALEQGLAQWRNNIFPSKVLSDLRLPGQFDAVGSMISGDDLRAMVRVSADLDRHAEWIAEDLEMGFEEVFLHNVNRGQEQFIRDFGKRVLPSLSRLAA comes from the coding sequence ATGCGAATCGGCTATCACGCATCCCACGAGCAGTTCCCGCCGAGCCAGCTTCTCAAACTGGCGCGCCAAGCCGAGGAGGCGGGCTTTCAGGCCGTGCTCAGCTCGGACCATTTCCACCCCTGGGGCGAGGCGCAAGGCAACAGCGGGCTGGCCTGGGCCTGGCTCGGAGCGGCGCTGCAGGCCACGAGCCTGCCCATGGGCGTGGTAAACGCGCCCGGCCAGCGCTACCACCCGGCCATCGTGGCCCAGGGCGCGGCGACCCTGGCCGAGATGTTCCCGGAGCGCTTCTGGATCGCCGTGGGCAGCGGACAGCTGCTCAACGAGGGCATCACGGGAGACAAATGGCCGGCCAAGCAGGCGCGCAACGAGCGTCTCCTGGAATCGGTCGAGATCATCCGCACGCTCCTGGCCGGCGAGACCGTCACCCGCCACGGCCATGTCCAGGTCGAGGAGGCCAGGCTCTACAGCCGTCCGGCCAAGCCCCCGGCCATCATCGGCGCGGCCATCACCTCGGAGACCGCCGAGTGGGTCGGCTCCTGGGCCGACGGGCTTATCACCATTTCTCAGCCCGCCGACAAGCTGAAAGAGGTGGTCGAAGCCTTTCGCCGGGGCGGGGGTAATGGCAAGCCCATGCGCCTCAAGGTGCAGCTATCCTATGCCCGCGACGAGAAGGAGGCCTTGGAACAGGGGCTTGCGCAGTGGCGCAACAACATCTTCCCTAGCAAGGTCCTCTCGGACCTGCGCTTGCCTGGTCAATTCGACGCAGTGGGAAGCATGATCTCCGGGGACGACCTGCGCGCGATGGTCCGTGTCTCGGCCGATCTGGATCGGCACGCCGAGTGGATCGCCGAAGACCTGGAGATGGGCTTCGAGGAGGTCTTCCTGCACAACGTGAACCGGGGCCAAGAACAGTTCATCCGCGACTTCGGCAAACGGGTGCTCCCGTCCCTGTCGCGCCTGGCGGCCTGA
- a CDS encoding Nramp family divalent metal transporter, which yields MSRQAGNRAAQAKAKAAESGESMAPARARPSGQAHDPSPGQAREQLRPEVAPAPRGRDRWSWYGPGLMWMVSSVGSGSILFTPRVGSRYGFAMLWMAVLVAFLTWVMIREMGRYSVVTGRTILVGYDSVPGPRGWAVWLIFLPGLISGVAVVAGIAGLAGSALMLALPGSQAFYAVGIILLSAVLVVSGRYKKLEKLTTIMAAVLILSAFVTALMVFPGWGALASGMVPTLPADFDAFFVLPWVGFLLAGAAGVMWFSYWVAARGYGGELLDPGEAKRGRRPGAEERGWLRSWLVTMGITAAIGVVGASLVNVSFLTLGAELLRPLGIIPEGVRVAEDLANLLTQVWGPAGLWVLVLGMFVALWGSILANQDGWSRMYADATLMTLRRGRRDEDLPGWLRRMTASRLRLRNAYVLVVLTAAPIVAFFLVRDPVSILSVGGIVSAAHMPVVVGLTLWLNQRRLPPEFRPGPVWFTATLGVVLFYGFFSAIYFIGLLR from the coding sequence ATGAGCAGGCAGGCAGGAAACAGGGCCGCCCAGGCCAAGGCCAAGGCTGCCGAGTCGGGCGAGAGCATGGCCCCGGCGCGCGCACGGCCCTCTGGTCAGGCCCACGATCCGTCCCCGGGCCAAGCCAGGGAGCAACTGCGACCAGAGGTCGCGCCCGCGCCGCGCGGCAGGGACAGGTGGTCCTGGTACGGGCCGGGGCTCATGTGGATGGTCTCCTCCGTGGGCTCGGGCTCCATCCTGTTCACCCCGCGCGTGGGCTCGCGCTACGGCTTCGCCATGCTCTGGATGGCCGTGCTCGTGGCCTTTCTGACCTGGGTCATGATCCGCGAGATGGGCCGCTACTCCGTGGTCACTGGCCGGACCATCCTCGTCGGCTACGACTCCGTGCCGGGCCCGCGCGGCTGGGCCGTGTGGCTCATCTTCCTGCCTGGCCTGATCAGCGGCGTGGCCGTGGTGGCCGGAATCGCCGGGCTGGCGGGCAGCGCGCTCATGCTGGCCCTGCCGGGCAGCCAGGCCTTCTACGCCGTGGGCATCATCCTCCTCTCGGCGGTCCTGGTGGTCAGCGGCCGCTACAAGAAACTGGAGAAGCTCACCACCATCATGGCCGCGGTGCTCATCCTGTCAGCCTTCGTCACGGCGCTCATGGTCTTTCCGGGCTGGGGAGCGCTGGCCTCGGGCATGGTTCCCACGCTCCCGGCCGATTTCGACGCATTCTTCGTCCTGCCCTGGGTGGGCTTTCTCCTGGCCGGGGCTGCGGGCGTCATGTGGTTCTCCTACTGGGTGGCCGCGCGCGGGTACGGCGGTGAACTGCTCGACCCGGGCGAGGCGAAGCGTGGGCGGCGGCCAGGGGCCGAGGAGCGCGGCTGGCTTCGCTCCTGGCTCGTGACCATGGGCATTACGGCAGCCATCGGCGTGGTCGGGGCTTCGCTGGTCAACGTGTCCTTCCTGACACTGGGCGCGGAGTTGCTTCGGCCGCTTGGCATCATCCCCGAGGGCGTGCGCGTGGCCGAGGACCTGGCCAACCTGCTCACGCAGGTCTGGGGGCCGGCCGGGCTGTGGGTGCTCGTACTCGGCATGTTCGTTGCCTTGTGGGGCTCCATCCTAGCCAACCAGGACGGCTGGAGCCGCATGTACGCGGACGCCACGCTCATGACTCTGCGCCGGGGCAGGCGCGACGAGGATCTGCCCGGCTGGCTGCGTCGCATGACAGCCAGCAGACTGCGCCTGCGCAACGCCTACGTGCTCGTCGTGCTCACAGCCGCGCCCATAGTGGCCTTCTTCTTGGTGCGCGATCCCGTGTCCATTCTGTCCGTGGGCGGCATCGTCTCGGCCGCGCACATGCCCGTGGTCGTGGGCCTGACCCTGTGGCTCAACCAGCGGCGATTGCCCCCCGAGTTCCGGCCGGGGCCAGTCTGGTTCACGGCCACGCTCGGCGTCGTGCTCTTCTACGGCTTCTTCTCGGCCATCTACTTCATCGGTCTACTACGCTGA
- a CDS encoding catalase — translation MSEQRKEKVILDERSKDKDLEQHREDSSGQYLTTNQGVRLSHTDDSLKVGERGPTLMEDFHFREKLTHFDHEPIPERVVHARGSAAHGFFECYEPMGEYTMAGFLSEAGKKTPVFVRFSQVVGNKGSADTVRDVRGFATKFYTDEGNYDLVGNDIPIFFIHDAIKFPDLVHSIQPEPHNHMPQASAAHDNFWDFISLMPESTHMIMWLLSDRGIHRSYRMMEGFGVNTFRFVNAQGKARFVKFHWKPKYGMHSLVWDEAQKIAGKDPDFLRRDLWESIEMGDYPEYEFGVQMIDENDEFKFDFDVLDPTKIWPEEDVPVKIIGKMILNRNPDNFFAETEQVAFHPGNLVRGIDVTNDPLLQGRLFSYHDTQLIRLGGPNFHEIPINRPLAPVRNNQRRAYHRQAINMGRVNYFPNSLGGGHPKPAPAEEGGYVHYTEKVEGRKIRNRSESFRDYFSQAKLFWNSLSMPEKKHLVNAAHFELGKVETMAVRERMVGLFSQVDDDLARQVAMGIGVQPPSGSNGAKLTRSSPAVSMAGTVKTAQSRRVAILIAEGYNHDELSLVKDGLKKAGVHVKVVSMFLGKLKSLDGQEVEVDKHYVSTASVLFDALYVPGGKDSVEAMKGHGEAIHFINEAFKHCKPIAALTEGIELLQASDIKGITFAELGKCGQIAADKGVVSACGPVDMDAFLKAFEEAIAQHRHWDREEKDQVPA, via the coding sequence ATGAGCGAGCAGCGCAAGGAAAAGGTCATTCTGGATGAGCGCAGCAAGGACAAGGACCTTGAGCAGCATAGGGAGGATTCCTCGGGCCAGTACCTGACCACCAACCAGGGCGTGCGGCTGAGCCACACCGACGACTCCCTGAAAGTCGGGGAGCGCGGTCCGACGCTCATGGAGGACTTTCATTTCCGCGAGAAGCTGACCCACTTCGACCACGAGCCCATCCCGGAGCGGGTCGTACACGCGCGCGGCTCGGCCGCCCACGGCTTCTTCGAGTGCTACGAGCCCATGGGCGAGTACACCATGGCCGGCTTCCTGTCCGAGGCGGGCAAGAAGACGCCGGTCTTCGTGCGCTTCTCGCAGGTCGTGGGCAACAAGGGCTCGGCCGACACGGTGCGCGACGTGCGCGGCTTCGCCACCAAGTTCTACACCGACGAGGGCAACTACGACCTTGTGGGCAACGACATCCCGATCTTCTTCATCCACGACGCCATCAAGTTCCCGGACCTCGTGCACTCCATCCAGCCCGAGCCGCACAACCACATGCCGCAGGCCTCGGCGGCCCACGACAACTTTTGGGACTTCATCTCGCTCATGCCCGAGTCCACGCACATGATCATGTGGCTTTTGTCCGACCGGGGCATCCACAGGAGCTACCGCATGATGGAAGGCTTCGGGGTCAACACCTTCCGCTTCGTCAATGCGCAGGGCAAGGCCCGCTTCGTCAAGTTCCACTGGAAGCCCAAGTACGGCATGCACTCGCTGGTCTGGGACGAGGCCCAGAAGATCGCCGGCAAGGACCCGGATTTCCTGCGCCGCGACCTGTGGGAGTCCATCGAGATGGGCGACTACCCCGAGTACGAGTTCGGGGTGCAGATGATCGACGAGAACGACGAGTTCAAGTTCGATTTCGACGTGCTCGACCCGACCAAGATCTGGCCCGAGGAGGACGTGCCGGTGAAGATCATCGGCAAGATGATCCTGAACCGCAACCCGGACAACTTCTTCGCCGAGACCGAGCAGGTGGCCTTCCACCCCGGCAACCTCGTGCGCGGTATCGACGTGACAAACGATCCGCTCCTGCAGGGCCGGCTCTTCTCCTACCACGACACGCAGCTTATCCGCCTGGGCGGCCCGAACTTCCACGAGATACCCATCAACCGTCCGCTGGCCCCGGTGCGCAACAACCAACGCAGGGCCTACCACCGGCAGGCCATCAACATGGGCCGCGTCAACTACTTCCCCAACTCGCTGGGCGGCGGCCACCCCAAGCCGGCCCCAGCCGAGGAGGGCGGCTACGTGCACTACACGGAAAAGGTCGAGGGCAGGAAGATCCGCAACCGTAGCGAGAGCTTCCGGGACTACTTCAGTCAGGCCAAGCTGTTCTGGAACAGCCTGTCCATGCCCGAGAAGAAGCACCTGGTGAACGCGGCCCACTTCGAGCTGGGCAAGGTCGAGACCATGGCCGTGCGCGAGCGCATGGTCGGGCTATTCAGCCAGGTCGACGACGACCTGGCCAGGCAGGTGGCCATGGGCATCGGCGTGCAGCCCCCGTCCGGGTCCAATGGAGCTAAGCTGACCAGATCCTCGCCGGCCGTGAGCATGGCCGGCACGGTCAAAACGGCCCAAAGCCGGCGCGTGGCCATCCTGATAGCTGAAGGCTACAACCACGACGAGCTGTCCCTGGTCAAGGACGGCCTCAAAAAGGCCGGGGTGCACGTCAAGGTCGTGTCCATGTTCCTTGGCAAGCTGAAGAGCCTGGACGGCCAGGAGGTTGAGGTGGACAAGCACTACGTGTCCACGGCCTCGGTGCTCTTCGACGCGCTCTACGTTCCCGGCGGCAAGGACAGCGTGGAGGCCATGAAGGGGCATGGCGAAGCCATCCACTTCATCAACGAGGCCTTCAAACACTGCAAGCCCATCGCGGCCTTGACCGAAGGCATCGAGCTGCTCCAGGCCTCCGATATCAAGGGGATCACCTTCGCCGAGCTGGGCAAGTGCGGGCAGATCGCCGCGGACAAGGGCGTGGTCAGCGCCTGCGGCCCGGTGGACATGGACGCTTTCCTCAAGGCCTTCGAAGAGGCCATCGCCCAGCATCGCCATTGGGACAGGGAGGAGAAGGATCAGGTGCCGGCCTAG
- a CDS encoding D-arabinono-1,4-lactone oxidase: protein MPQEWTNWSGSLRFTPGSVETPANEEELREIVLRAADQGRTVRVAGAGHSSTPLVETEHALVSMERFKGLASHDPERNEATVRSGLMLKEAGAIFRELNLSMANLGDVDLQSLVGAIGTGTHGTGKDLNILSSHLIGGRMVTGAGEIVPFDIEDDPELVKALRVSLGSLGIFTELRLRLLPAFKLERKEWCTHIEGCLAHLDELIEGNRNFDFYWYPRSDEAKLRTLNPPSEGMRDIPYATLQKEMRGFSHEVIPRHRDLKFDEMEYFLPREAAPECFLKVRRRVRERWRKKVAWRVLYRTVAADDYYLSAATGRESATISLHHNAGLPFWDYFKDIEPILLDYGGRPHWAKKHTRRAGELRSMYPRWDEFMALRRRMDPDGVLLNPYLRELFGE from the coding sequence ATGCCCCAGGAATGGACCAACTGGTCGGGGAGCCTCAGGTTCACACCGGGCAGCGTGGAGACCCCGGCCAATGAGGAAGAGCTGCGCGAGATCGTGCTTCGGGCGGCCGACCAGGGCCGCACGGTGCGCGTGGCCGGCGCGGGCCATTCCTCCACCCCGCTCGTGGAGACGGAACACGCGCTCGTGTCCATGGAGCGCTTCAAGGGCTTGGCCTCCCACGATCCGGAACGGAACGAGGCCACGGTCCGCTCGGGCCTGATGCTCAAGGAGGCCGGCGCGATATTTCGTGAGCTGAACCTGTCCATGGCCAACCTAGGCGATGTGGACCTGCAATCCCTGGTGGGGGCTATCGGCACGGGCACGCACGGCACGGGCAAGGACCTGAACATCCTCTCCTCGCACCTCATCGGCGGCCGCATGGTCACGGGCGCGGGCGAGATCGTGCCCTTCGACATCGAGGATGACCCGGAACTGGTCAAGGCGCTGCGCGTGTCCCTGGGCTCGCTGGGCATCTTCACCGAGTTGCGCCTGCGGCTGCTACCGGCCTTCAAGCTGGAGCGCAAGGAGTGGTGCACGCACATCGAGGGCTGCCTGGCCCACCTGGACGAACTCATCGAGGGCAACCGCAACTTCGACTTCTACTGGTACCCACGCAGCGACGAGGCCAAGCTGCGGACCCTCAACCCGCCGAGCGAGGGCATGCGGGACATTCCGTATGCGACCTTGCAGAAGGAGATGCGAGGCTTCAGCCACGAAGTCATTCCCAGGCACCGCGACCTCAAGTTTGACGAGATGGAGTACTTCCTGCCGCGCGAGGCCGCGCCCGAGTGCTTCCTCAAGGTGCGCCGCCGAGTCAGGGAGCGCTGGCGCAAGAAGGTGGCCTGGCGCGTGCTCTACCGAACCGTGGCCGCCGACGACTACTACCTGAGCGCGGCCACGGGCCGCGAGAGCGCGACCATTTCCCTGCACCACAACGCGGGCCTGCCGTTCTGGGACTATTTCAAGGACATCGAGCCCATACTCCTCGACTACGGCGGCCGGCCCCACTGGGCCAAGAAGCACACGCGGCGAGCCGGGGAACTGCGATCCATGTACCCCAGATGGGACGAATTCATGGCCCTGCGCAGGCGCATGGACCCGGACGGCGTGCTCCTCAACCCCTACTTGCGGGAGCTGTTCGGCGAATGA